In a genomic window of Leifsonia xyli subsp. cynodontis DSM 46306:
- a CDS encoding RICIN domain-containing protein, whose translation MFKKFGSGSPGSDGGRGRSRSASALALVLIGGSLGIAAPALIPGTAIAASDTPALYTESAAHPTGQSAVFTTTVGLKPSKDAQTFWSHQFQVGNQLGSIGFQSTEDGSGRNLWLFSTQGVTGCEPSATDGGQCVGPLDGKSEASARIWKTWQAGRTYALKIAAVADRAGWWRASVVDGSDGTETALGTLRFANGGTRLLPLRGWVGFYQLSEPGEQCAKLEDSDVTFGPFQVDGKSFRYSYLNRYKFACTNAVLRINDDGSAFLASHAKLKPVALLSKPNALAVTPDASFWSSAIRLQPAQSDDAHDWLLRSDGTIRTTNDRWCLTEEPETFWHGKRVALASCSSASNRVWSQVDGHLKNEATGLCLATSDHSTYPGARLVTAPCSRDADQEFVSVQPQSIMTRRPGTYLWADASVRSQTPVATRSSVPDLGWKMLPDGTIRSRDDKQCLDLSGSSSANGTPIILWACTGGINQKWTTTPEGELRTRMADDVCATVQENGNVAGYRCTGGTNQTFWF comes from the coding sequence ATGTTCAAGAAGTTCGGTTCGGGATCGCCCGGGAGCGACGGCGGGCGGGGCCGCAGCCGCTCCGCCTCGGCGCTCGCGCTCGTCCTCATCGGGGGCTCCCTCGGAATCGCCGCCCCGGCGCTCATTCCGGGAACAGCCATCGCTGCCAGCGACACGCCCGCGCTCTACACGGAATCCGCGGCTCATCCGACCGGTCAGTCGGCAGTGTTCACCACCACTGTGGGGCTGAAACCCTCCAAGGACGCCCAGACTTTCTGGAGCCATCAGTTTCAGGTTGGAAACCAGCTCGGCAGCATCGGCTTCCAGAGCACCGAAGACGGGTCGGGCCGCAACCTCTGGCTCTTCTCCACACAGGGTGTGACGGGATGCGAGCCCTCCGCGACGGACGGCGGCCAGTGCGTCGGCCCGCTGGACGGGAAGAGCGAGGCGAGTGCCCGCATCTGGAAAACTTGGCAGGCCGGGCGGACCTACGCGCTCAAAATCGCTGCCGTCGCGGATCGCGCGGGCTGGTGGCGCGCGTCTGTCGTCGATGGCTCCGACGGCACCGAGACCGCTCTGGGCACCCTCCGGTTCGCGAACGGCGGGACTCGGCTCTTGCCGTTGCGGGGGTGGGTCGGGTTCTATCAGCTGAGCGAGCCCGGCGAGCAGTGCGCGAAGCTGGAGGACAGCGATGTGACCTTCGGGCCTTTCCAGGTCGATGGGAAATCCTTCCGGTACTCGTACCTGAACAGGTACAAGTTCGCATGCACCAATGCGGTGCTCCGCATCAACGATGACGGCTCCGCATTCCTCGCGAGCCACGCGAAGCTGAAACCGGTTGCGCTTCTTTCGAAACCGAACGCACTCGCGGTCACTCCCGACGCGAGCTTCTGGAGTTCGGCGATCCGCCTGCAACCCGCCCAGTCGGACGATGCGCACGACTGGCTTCTGCGCTCTGACGGCACCATCCGCACCACGAACGATCGGTGGTGCCTCACCGAAGAGCCCGAGACGTTCTGGCATGGCAAGCGGGTCGCTCTCGCCTCGTGCTCATCGGCGTCGAACCGGGTCTGGAGCCAAGTGGACGGCCATCTCAAGAACGAGGCAACCGGACTCTGCCTGGCCACGTCCGATCACAGCACGTACCCCGGCGCTCGTCTGGTGACCGCCCCCTGCTCACGAGACGCCGACCAGGAGTTCGTCAGCGTCCAGCCGCAGTCGATCATGACCCGGAGACCGGGAACCTATCTCTGGGCGGACGCGAGCGTGAGATCGCAGACCCCGGTGGCGACCCGGTCGTCGGTTCCCGACCTGGGCTGGAAGATGCTGCCCGACGGAACGATTCGCAGCCGCGACGACAAGCAGTGTCTCGATCTCAGCGGCTCCTCGAGCGCGAACGGCACCCCGATCATCCTCTGGGCTTGCACCGGCGGGATCAATCAGAAATGGACGACCACTCCCGAAGGCGAACTCCGCACGCGTATGGCGGACGATGTCTGCGCAACGGTCCAGGAGAACGGGAACGTCGCCGGGTATCGCTGCACAGGCGGGACGAATCAGACGTTCTGGTTCTGA
- the era gene encoding GTPase Era codes for MTDYRAGFVSFVGRPNVGKSTLTNALVGEKIAITSSKPQTTRRAIRGIAHRREGQLVLVDTPGVHRPRTLLGERLNTLVQSTLGDVDVIGFCVPADERIGPGDRFINEQLDDYPRAKKVAIVTKIDSARKTQVAEQLLAVSALREWEAIVPVSAARGIQLDTLTTELMRLLRVSPGPLYPDEAVTDEGVEDRIAEYIREAVLDGAEDELPHSLAVTIDDLIERDDKDLLEIYANLFVERDSQKAIVIGKGGRRIREVGATAREPIEALLERHVFLSIRVKVAKDWQRDPKQLGRLGF; via the coding sequence GTGACCGATTACCGCGCCGGATTCGTCTCGTTCGTCGGTCGGCCGAATGTCGGCAAGTCGACATTGACCAACGCTCTGGTGGGCGAGAAGATCGCCATCACGAGCTCGAAGCCTCAGACGACCCGCCGTGCGATCCGCGGGATCGCGCACCGGAGGGAGGGCCAGCTCGTCCTGGTCGACACCCCCGGCGTCCACCGGCCGCGGACGCTGCTCGGCGAGCGGCTCAACACGCTCGTGCAATCGACGCTCGGGGATGTCGACGTCATAGGCTTCTGCGTGCCCGCCGACGAGAGGATCGGCCCGGGCGACCGCTTCATCAACGAGCAGCTGGACGACTACCCGCGCGCCAAGAAGGTCGCGATCGTCACCAAGATCGACTCCGCGAGGAAGACGCAGGTGGCCGAGCAGTTGCTCGCGGTGTCGGCGCTGCGGGAGTGGGAGGCGATCGTGCCGGTCTCGGCGGCGCGCGGCATCCAGCTGGACACTCTCACCACCGAGCTGATGAGACTGCTGCGGGTCTCGCCCGGCCCGCTGTACCCGGACGAAGCCGTCACCGATGAGGGCGTGGAGGACCGCATCGCCGAATACATCCGCGAGGCCGTGCTCGATGGTGCCGAGGACGAGCTGCCGCACTCCCTGGCCGTGACCATCGACGATCTGATCGAACGCGACGACAAAGACCTCCTCGAGATCTACGCGAACCTCTTCGTCGAACGTGATAGTCAGAAGGCCATCGTGATCGGCAAAGGTGGCCGCCGAATCCGGGAGGTCGGCGCCACGGCGCGAGAACCCATCGAGGCGCTGCTCGAGCGGCACGTTTTCCTGTCGATCCGGGTGAAGGTGGCGAAGGACTGGCAGCGGGACCCGAAGCAGCTGGGGCGGCTCGGGTTCTAG
- a CDS encoding hemolysin family protein, producing MLAALFFVVAFALVAFGGLMAAVEAALAVQSRGDIADLAETSRASKSLAAIAEDPGPYFNAVSFSRIIAETTAAVLVTLAFEQIFEEWWISLLLSALIMTGVSFVLVGASPRSVGRANSTLLLRRAAPLVRIVCIVLGPIPGGLVALGNRVTPSRARSAPVTSEEQLLSIVDEATEFDVLEEDDRELIHSIFEFSDTVVREVMLPRTDMITVDKSAGLGTAMGLFFSKGVSRIPVIDDDPDDVVGILYLKDAAKLSFESMLGLDAIALDELVRPALFVPESQKADALLREMQRESNHLAMVVDEYGGIAGLVTLEDLIEELVGDISDEYDQEVALVQEVGDGRYRVATRLPIDDLGELFDLEIEDEDVDSVGGLVAKALGRLAEVGSTVAAHGLRFTVDRIEGRHKHVASVLVERDTAALPEPAEKPDRAARNDKHRNDRNKQQKEPRP from the coding sequence ATGCTCGCCGCGCTGTTCTTCGTCGTCGCATTCGCCCTGGTGGCGTTCGGCGGTCTGATGGCCGCCGTCGAAGCCGCCCTGGCCGTGCAGTCCCGCGGTGACATCGCCGATCTGGCGGAGACCTCGCGCGCCAGCAAATCGCTCGCGGCGATCGCGGAAGACCCGGGCCCCTACTTCAACGCTGTCAGCTTCAGCCGGATCATCGCCGAGACGACCGCCGCGGTGCTGGTGACGCTCGCCTTCGAGCAGATCTTCGAGGAGTGGTGGATCTCGCTCCTCCTGTCGGCGCTGATCATGACGGGCGTCTCGTTCGTCCTCGTCGGCGCGAGCCCGCGCAGTGTGGGACGGGCGAACTCGACGCTGCTGCTGCGCCGCGCCGCGCCGCTGGTGCGCATCGTCTGCATCGTGCTCGGCCCGATACCGGGCGGTCTGGTCGCCCTCGGCAACCGGGTGACGCCGTCGCGTGCCCGGTCGGCTCCGGTCACGAGCGAGGAGCAACTGCTCAGCATCGTGGACGAGGCGACCGAGTTCGACGTGCTGGAGGAGGACGACCGCGAGCTCATCCACTCGATCTTCGAGTTCAGCGACACGGTCGTGCGCGAGGTCATGCTCCCGCGCACGGACATGATCACCGTCGACAAGAGCGCCGGTCTCGGCACCGCGATGGGGCTGTTCTTCTCTAAAGGCGTCTCCCGCATCCCGGTCATCGACGACGATCCGGACGACGTGGTCGGCATCCTCTACCTCAAGGATGCGGCGAAGCTCAGTTTCGAGAGCATGCTCGGTCTGGACGCGATCGCGCTCGATGAGCTGGTGCGGCCGGCCCTCTTCGTACCGGAGTCGCAGAAAGCGGACGCCCTGCTGCGCGAGATGCAGCGCGAGTCGAACCACCTTGCGATGGTCGTGGACGAGTACGGCGGCATTGCCGGACTGGTGACCCTGGAGGACCTCATCGAGGAGCTCGTCGGAGACATCTCGGACGAGTACGACCAGGAGGTCGCCCTCGTGCAGGAGGTCGGCGACGGCCGCTACCGGGTCGCGACACGCCTGCCGATCGACGATCTGGGCGAACTGTTCGATCTGGAGATCGAGGACGAGGATGTCGACAGCGTCGGCGGCCTTGTCGCCAAGGCCCTCGGCCGGCTCGCAGAGGTCGGTTCGACGGTGGCCGCGCACGGTCTGCGCTTCACGGTGGATCGCATCGAGGGACGGCACAAGCACGTCGCGAGCGTGCTGGTGGAGCGGGACACTGCGGCACTGCCCGAACCCGCCGAGAAGCCGGACCGCGCCGCCAGGAACGACAAGCACAGGAACGACAGGAACAAGCAGCAGAAGGAGCCGCGACCGTGA
- the ybeY gene encoding rRNA maturation RNase YbeY: protein MSIEVNNESAIAADEAMLQRLAGYAFDIMHVHPDAELAILLVDEAAMEQLHVQWMDEPGPTDVLSFPMDELRPGTEDEPSPAGLLGDVVLCPQVAQIQAETAGHALMDELLLLTTHGILHLLGFDHAEPAEEREMFSIQRDILVGFARYDRQR from the coding sequence ATGAGTATCGAAGTCAACAACGAGTCTGCGATCGCTGCGGACGAGGCGATGTTGCAGCGGCTCGCGGGGTACGCCTTCGACATCATGCACGTCCACCCGGACGCCGAGCTGGCGATCCTGCTGGTGGACGAGGCGGCGATGGAGCAGCTGCATGTGCAGTGGATGGACGAACCCGGCCCGACCGATGTGCTCAGCTTCCCGATGGACGAGCTGCGCCCCGGCACAGAGGACGAGCCATCGCCCGCGGGTCTGCTGGGCGATGTGGTGCTCTGCCCGCAGGTGGCGCAGATCCAGGCGGAAACCGCGGGCCACGCTCTGATGGACGAGCTGCTGCTCCTGACGACGCACGGCATCCTGCATCTGCTCGGCTTCGACCACGCCGAACCGGCAGAGGAGCGGGAGATGTTCAGCATCCAGCGCGACATCCTGGTGGGCTTCGCCCGCTACGACCGGCAGCGCTAG
- a CDS encoding PhoH family protein has translation MPRSEPTPPLSPEGAAETHLSVDGIQMVRLLGPQDRLLTMLERQFPLVSVHVRGNEITLTGDPAQVEAARRLVEELLQLVRGGQDIGPADVANSAKMLQSGLNLSPSDVLGQAILTARGKSIRPKTLGQSEYVDAIDHNTIVFGIGPAGTGKTYLAMAKAVQALQRKEVTRIILTRPAIEAGERLGYLPGTLTDKIDPYLRPLYDALNEMMDPELVPKLLATGTIEVAPLAYMRGRTLNDSFIILDEAQNTTLEQMKMFLTRLGFNARMVVTGDITQIDLPNAASGLRLVTRVLKGIDDIHFAQLTSDDVVRHSLVGRIVDAYTEYDAKQQARQHEREQAAEFAARAERRSGTPRDHLTKRRQGPSK, from the coding sequence TTGCCAAGAAGTGAACCGACACCGCCGCTGAGCCCCGAGGGCGCGGCCGAGACGCATCTGAGCGTCGACGGCATCCAGATGGTCCGGCTGCTCGGGCCGCAGGATCGGCTGCTGACCATGCTGGAACGGCAGTTCCCGCTGGTGAGCGTTCACGTCCGCGGCAACGAGATCACCCTGACCGGCGACCCGGCGCAGGTCGAAGCGGCCCGGCGCCTGGTCGAGGAGCTGTTGCAGCTGGTGCGTGGCGGCCAGGACATCGGCCCGGCGGACGTCGCGAACTCTGCGAAGATGCTCCAGAGCGGGCTGAATCTGAGCCCATCGGACGTGCTCGGCCAGGCCATCCTGACCGCGCGCGGCAAGAGCATCCGCCCCAAGACGCTCGGGCAGAGCGAGTATGTGGACGCGATCGACCACAACACGATCGTGTTCGGGATCGGCCCGGCCGGAACCGGGAAGACGTATCTCGCGATGGCCAAGGCGGTGCAGGCGCTTCAGCGCAAAGAGGTCACCCGCATCATCCTGACGCGGCCGGCCATCGAAGCGGGCGAGCGGCTCGGCTATTTGCCGGGGACCCTCACGGACAAGATCGACCCCTATCTCCGCCCGCTCTACGATGCCCTCAACGAGATGATGGACCCCGAGCTGGTTCCGAAGCTGCTGGCCACGGGCACGATCGAGGTCGCGCCGCTGGCCTACATGCGCGGACGCACGCTGAACGACTCGTTCATCATCCTGGACGAGGCGCAGAACACCACGCTCGAGCAGATGAAGATGTTCCTCACGCGGCTTGGCTTCAACGCGCGGATGGTCGTCACCGGCGACATCACCCAGATCGACCTTCCGAACGCTGCGAGCGGACTGCGGCTGGTGACACGCGTGCTGAAAGGGATCGACGACATCCACTTCGCCCAATTGACCAGCGACGATGTCGTGCGCCACAGCCTCGTCGGCCGGATTGTGGACGCCTACACCGAATACGACGCCAAACAGCAGGCTCGGCAGCACGAGCGCGAGCAGGCGGCCGAGTTCGCGGCCCGCGCCGAGCGCCGTTCCGGGACGCCGCGCGACCACCTCACCAAGCGACGACAGGGTCCGAGTAAATGA
- a CDS encoding histidine triad nucleotide-binding protein — translation MTEQDERSVFTRIIAGEIPADVVYDGERLIAFKDIAPQAPVHLLVVPKTEQYRDVVELAAGDPGLLAELVATAKSLAAVYADGDFRLIFNTGANAGQTVFHVHAHVLGTPAGGLEEGSLAKK, via the coding sequence ATGACGGAGCAGGATGAGAGGTCGGTCTTCACTCGCATCATCGCGGGAGAGATCCCGGCCGACGTGGTGTACGACGGCGAGCGGCTGATCGCGTTCAAGGACATCGCCCCGCAGGCGCCCGTGCATCTCCTGGTCGTCCCCAAGACCGAACAGTATCGCGACGTCGTCGAACTCGCCGCGGGGGACCCGGGACTGCTCGCCGAACTGGTCGCCACCGCCAAATCGCTCGCCGCCGTGTACGCGGACGGCGACTTCCGCCTGATCTTCAACACCGGGGCGAACGCGGGGCAGACCGTGTTCCACGTCCACGCTCACGTTCTGGGCACGCCGGCCGGCGGGCTCGAGGAAGGAAGCCTTGCCAAGAAGTGA
- a CDS encoding 16S rRNA (uracil(1498)-N(3))-methyltransferase, with translation MASLYLCEDLDAAIGDRLTLTGLEARHAVTVNRTRPGERILIGNGRGLIAAGEVLVATGSELTIDVDALERVERHEPTITLVQALAKGDRDERAIQAATELGADAVIPWAAARSVSRWEGTKIAKGRERWATIVREAGKQSVRAWTPEVGELSTTRQIAALAVTHRVLVLDPSAGERLTDVTPDARPLALVVGPEGGIDPAELDVFRAAGAEFLRLGDTILRTSTAGPAALAVLSAATRRW, from the coding sequence ATGGCCTCCCTCTACCTGTGCGAGGACCTCGACGCCGCCATCGGCGATCGGCTGACGCTCACCGGGCTTGAGGCCAGACATGCGGTCACGGTGAACCGCACGCGGCCGGGTGAGCGCATCCTGATCGGCAACGGCCGCGGGCTGATCGCCGCGGGCGAGGTGCTCGTCGCCACGGGCTCCGAGCTGACGATCGACGTCGATGCGCTCGAGCGCGTCGAGCGGCACGAACCGACGATCACCCTCGTGCAGGCGCTCGCGAAGGGCGACCGCGACGAGCGGGCGATCCAGGCGGCGACCGAGCTCGGAGCGGATGCGGTGATCCCGTGGGCAGCCGCCCGGTCGGTCTCCCGCTGGGAAGGGACGAAGATCGCGAAGGGCCGGGAGCGCTGGGCGACGATCGTCCGCGAGGCGGGCAAACAGTCCGTCCGCGCCTGGACGCCAGAGGTCGGCGAGCTGTCGACCACGAGGCAGATCGCGGCTCTGGCCGTGACGCACCGCGTCCTGGTGCTCGACCCGTCCGCCGGCGAACGGCTCACGGATGTGACCCCGGACGCCCGCCCGCTCGCGCTCGTGGTGGGCCCCGAGGGCGGCATCGACCCCGCCGAGCTCGACGTCTTCCGCGCCGCGGGGGCCGAGTTCCTCCGCCTCGGCGACACCATCCTCCGAACGTCCACCGCGGGACCGGCCGCCCTGGCCGTGCTCTCCGCGGCCACCCGGCGCTGGTGA
- the dnaJ gene encoding molecular chaperone DnaJ, whose product MADHYEVLGVERNATPDEIKKAYRRLARELHPDVNPSAEAQERFKLVTHAYDVLSDPQQRQQYDRGGSGGFGGGGGADFSGFGDIFETFFGGGGGGGASRGPRSRRERGQDALLRVEVDLDEVVFGTHRDLEVDTAVVCETCDGSCCQPGTAPVPCDICHGTGSIQRSVRSLLGTVMTSSPCGSCRGYGTVIATPCVTCQGQGRVRARRTVPVDIPAGVDTGLRLHMPGSGEAGPAGGPNGDLYLEIKVKHHDVFSRDGDDLLCTLEVSMADAILGATATVKALDGDIRLELKPGTQSADIVSVKDRGITHLRGSGRGDLRVGIQVVTPTKLDHKEKELIKKFAESHKTGEPSLACFQQGLFAKLRDRFLNV is encoded by the coding sequence GTGGCCGACCATTACGAAGTCCTGGGCGTTGAGCGCAACGCCACACCCGACGAGATCAAAAAGGCGTATCGCCGCCTCGCGCGCGAGCTGCACCCGGACGTGAACCCGAGCGCCGAGGCGCAGGAGCGTTTCAAACTCGTCACACACGCCTACGACGTCCTCAGCGACCCGCAGCAGCGGCAGCAGTACGACCGTGGCGGCTCGGGCGGCTTCGGCGGAGGCGGCGGGGCCGATTTCTCCGGATTCGGGGACATCTTCGAGACGTTCTTCGGCGGCGGGGGAGGCGGCGGGGCGAGCCGCGGGCCGAGGTCCCGGCGCGAGCGGGGTCAGGACGCCCTGCTGCGTGTGGAGGTGGACCTCGACGAGGTGGTGTTCGGCACCCATCGCGACCTCGAGGTGGACACCGCCGTCGTCTGCGAGACCTGCGACGGCTCCTGCTGCCAGCCGGGGACCGCGCCCGTCCCTTGCGACATCTGTCACGGAACCGGCAGCATCCAGCGCTCGGTCCGGTCGCTGCTCGGCACTGTGATGACGTCGAGCCCCTGCGGCTCCTGCCGCGGGTACGGCACCGTCATCGCGACGCCGTGCGTCACCTGCCAGGGCCAGGGCCGGGTGCGCGCCCGCCGCACCGTGCCGGTGGACATCCCCGCCGGTGTGGACACGGGCCTGCGCCTTCACATGCCGGGCTCGGGCGAAGCCGGCCCCGCGGGCGGCCCGAACGGCGATCTGTACCTGGAGATCAAGGTCAAGCACCATGACGTCTTCAGCCGCGATGGCGACGATCTGCTCTGCACGCTGGAAGTGTCGATGGCGGACGCCATCCTCGGTGCCACTGCGACCGTGAAGGCGCTCGACGGCGATATCCGCCTGGAGCTCAAACCGGGAACCCAGAGCGCGGACATCGTCAGTGTGAAGGACCGCGGCATCACACACCTGCGCGGCAGCGGCCGCGGCGATCTGCGGGTCGGCATCCAAGTGGTCACCCCGACCAAACTCGACCACAAGGAGAAGGAGCTGATCAAGAAGTTCGCGGAGAGCCACAAGACCGGCGAGCCGTCGTTGGCGTGTTTCCAGCAGGGGCTGTTCGCGAAGCTGCGCGATCGGTTCCTGAACGTCTAG